A DNA window from Zingiber officinale cultivar Zhangliang chromosome 3A, Zo_v1.1, whole genome shotgun sequence contains the following coding sequences:
- the LOC122052303 gene encoding chlorophyll a-b binding protein CP26, chloroplastic-like: protein MASVAAATAPAALRASDILGTRLNVAVATRAAPASPSGGSSKVVALFSKKSSAAKAKAAAASPASEELAKWYGPDRRIFLPEGLLDRSDVPEYLTGEVPGDYGYDPFGLSKKPENFAKYQAYELIHARWAMLGAAGFIIPEAFNKYGANCGPEAVWFKTGALLLDGNTLNYFGKNIPINLALAVIAEVVLVGGAEYYRITNGLDLEDQLHPGGPFDPLGLANDPDQAAILKVKEIKNGRLAMFAMLGFFVQAYVTGEGPVENLAKHLSDPFGNNLLTVISGAAERTPTL from the exons ATGGCATCCGTCGCCGCAGCCACCGCTCCGGCCGCCCTCCGGGCCTCCGACATCCTCGGGACTCGCCTCAACGTCGCCGTCGCGACTCGCGCAGCCCCCGCGTCGCCGTCCGGGGGGTCCTCCAAAGTCGTGGCGCTTTTCTCCAAGAAGAGCTCCGCCGCCAAGGCGAAGGCAGCTGCAGCTTCTCCGGCGAGCGAGGAGCTCGCCAAGTGGTACG GTCCCGACAGGAGGATTTTCTTGCCGGAGGGGCTCCTGGACCGGTCGGATGTCCCAGAGTATCTCACCGGGGAAGTCCCCGGAGA CTATGGCTATGATCCTTTTGGGCTGAGCAAGAAGCCTGAAAACTTCGCCAA ATATCAAGCTTATGAGCTCATCCATGCGAGGTGGGCTATGCTCGGTGCGGCTGGGTTCATCATCCCTGAGGCTTTTAACAAATATGGTGCAAATTGTGGCCCTGAAGCTGTCTGGTTCAAG ACTGGTGCTCTTCTTTTGGATGGAAATACATTGAACTACTTTGGCAAAAACATTCCGATCAATCTCGCTTTGGCTGTCATTGCCGAAGTTGTGCTTGTTGGGGGTGCTGAATACTACAGAATTACCAATGGACTC GATTTGGAGGATCAGTTGCATCCGGGAGGTCCATTCGATCCCCTCGGGCTCGCTAATGATCCAGACCAAGCTGCGATTCTTAAGGTGAAGGAGATAAAGAACGGCCGGCTAGCCATGTTTGCGATGCTTGGTTTCTTCGTGCAGGCCTATGTCACCGGGGAAGGACCAGTGGAGAACCTCGCCAAGCATCTTAGTGACCCATTTGGAAACAATTTGCTTACTGTGATCTCCGGAGCAGCCGAGAGAACTCCGACTCTGTAA